AAGATGGCGGCGGTTTCAAGGGTTGTGGGGTGTCAGTGCGATTGGCCCTCACCCCAGCCCTCTCCCGGAGGGAGAGGGAGCCGACCGCGATGTCTGGCGTTATCCATCGACCTGAAACACCGAGTCGATTATGGATTCACTGCAGCACGATCAGGTCGGTGTAACTCTGAAGCATCCCCCCGATCAGTCCCCTCTCCCTCAGGGAGAGGGAGCCGACCGGGATGTCTGGCGTTATACATCGAACTGAAAAACCGAGTCGATTATGGATTCACTGCAGCACGATCAGGTCGGTGTAACTCTGAAGCATCCCCCGATCAGTCCCCTCTCCCTCCGGGAGAGGGAGCCGGCTGCGATGTCTGGCGTTATACATCGAACTGAAAAACCGAGTCGATTATGGATTCACAGTAGAACGTTCAGGTCGGCGTAACTCTGAAGCATCCCACGATCAGTCCCCTCTCCCTCCGGGAGAGGGAGCCGGCTGCGATGTCTCGCGCTACACATCGATCTGAAAAACCGAGTCGATTATTGATTCACAGCAGCACGATCAGGTCGATGTAACTCTGAAGCATCCCACGATCAGTCCCCTCTCCCTCCGGGAGAGGGCTAGGGTGAGGGGGCTTTTCCCTGACACTCTACACATTCAACCAGCACCAAGGCCCCCGATGAAACGCTACGAAAAATTCGCCGACGACATCGCTGAACTGATCCGCTCCGGCGTCCTTGGCCCCGGCCAGCGGGTGCCGTCGGTGCGCTACGCGAGCCAGACTTATGGCGTCAGCCCGTCCACGGTGTTCCAGGCCTATTACCTGCTGGAACGTCGCGGCCTGATCCGCGCCCGGCCTCGCTCCGGTTACTTCGTCAACACCCACGCCCCGAGCCCGTTCTCGGAGCCGGTGATCAGCAGCCAGGTCAACGAATCCACCAAGGTCGACGTCAGCGAACTGGTGTTCTCGGTGCTGGAATCGATCAAGGACCCGAGCACCGTTCCGTTCGGCTCGGCATTCCCCAGCCCCGAACTGTTCCCGTTGCAACGCCTGTCACGTTCGCTGGCCAGCGCTGCCCGGGAGATGGACCCGCGCATGGTGGTCACCGACATGTCGCCGGGCAACCCGCAACTGCGCCGGCAGATTGCCCTGCGCTACATGGTCGGCGGGCTGATGCTGCCGATGGAAGAACTGCTGATCACCAACGGCGCCCTCGAAGCGCTGAACCTGTGCCTGCAAGCGGTGACAGAACCGGGCGATCTGGTGGCCATCGAAGCCCCGGCGTTCTACGCCAGCCTGCAAGTGCTGGAGCGGCTGAAACTCAAAGCCGTGGAGATCCCCGTGCACCCGCGCGACGGCATCGACCTCGGCGTGCTCGCCCAGACCCTGGAACGGCACCCGATCAAGGCCTGCTGGTGCATGACCAGTTTCCAGAACCCCATGGGCGCGACCATGCCCGAGGCCAAGAAACAGGAACTGGTGGAACTGCTGAAACGCCATCAAGTGCCGCTGATCGAAGACGACGTCTACGCCGAGCTCTATTACGGCCAACAGGCGCCGAAACCGGCCAAGGCCTTCGACACTGAAGGGCTGGTGATGCATTGCGGCTCGTTCGCCAAGAGCCTGGCCCCCGGCTACCGCATCGGCTGGGTCGCCGCCGGGCGCTACGCGCAGAAAATCGAACGCCTGAAACTGATGACCTCGCTGTGCGCCTCGATGCCGGCCCAGGCGGCCATCGCCGACTACCTGCAACACGGCGGCTACGACCGCCACCTACGCAAATTGCGCTACGCCCTCGAAGAACAGCAAAGCGCCATGCTCGCCGCCATCGCACGCTACTTCCCGGCCCAGACGCGCGTGAGCCAACCGGCTGGTGGGTATTTCCTGTGGCTGGAACTGCCACCGCAGATGGATTCTTTGAAGTTGTTTCAAATGGCATTGGCGCAAGGCATCAGCATTGCGCCGGGGCCGATTTTCTCGCCGACGCAAAGATTCAGGAATTGCATCCGGTTGAATTACGGCAGCCCGTGGACCGAGAGTTCGGAGAAGGCGATGGAGACGTTGGGGCGGATTGTGCGTTCGTTTTGACGTTGAAGCCCCCTGTTTTGGCCTGGTCGCAATTCGGCGAGATGGCTATCATGGAGCCATCACTGATGAGTTATCCATAGCGCCTAGCCGCATTTACGATCGCTAGTCGATTGCAGGGAGCTTCACCTACAACATGTCAGATAATATTTTTCTTAAAGGCCTACAAATTTCCGCCTTCAAAGGGATAGGCAAAGAACTACAAACCATCGCGCCATTCAAGCAATTTAATTTCTTCATAGGCGCGAACAACTCTGGCAAATCAACAGTCATTGAATTTATTGCAAATTACATAAGCAAGGCAAACAACCTAACCACGTCGCGATATAGCGGGATCAAGCTAGATGGTAATTCAAAGCAGTTAAATATCGACTGCAACACCAAGAGCTTTTCTGCAAACATCGGTGTTTCCGCCGAACAATTCTCAAAATCCTGCAGAGAGCAATCAGATATTTTTGGCGACTACAGCGTACTTCCTTTAGTCAACCAAATAGTTAAAGAACTCACACAAGAGCAAGACCTTATCTGGATAGAAACCGTAATACGGCCCGGACAGGACTCAATACAGTTAAAAAAAACAATTAAATATGAAAGCGTAAGCGATATAGCAAATATAGAAAAACAGATCAAAACCTTGCAAGAAATGGTTAAAGCAGGGCATTCACAAAGAAACGAGCAAAATCTTCAGTTTTGCATAGAAGGGATGCTTAGAAAAGTAGAGGTACGGATTCCGAAAGCTGATTTAATTCCAGCCATTCGCCAGGTTTCAAGCCAAGGTGAAGAGTTCGATGACTACTCAGGAAAAGGTTTGATTGAGGAACTTGCCGAACTGCAAAACCCGCGTACACATGGTAGAGATCGTCACAAAAAATTTAAAAAGATAAACCGGTTCCTGAAAACAGTTCTCGACAAACCGGATGCCGCCATTGAAATCCCTTATGACAGGAGTGAAATTCTTGTCCACATCGATGAAAGAGCATTTCCACTGGCCGCTCTTGGCACCGGCATTCATGAAGTCGTCCTGCTGGCTTCATTCTGTACGCTGCTTGAACGTCAAATAGTTTGTATAGAGGAGCCTGAAATACATCTACACCCTGCATTGCAACGTCGACTGATCAACTATCTACAGACCGAAACAAATAACCAGTACTTCATAGCCACTCACTCCGCCTCAGTGATTGACTCACAAAACCTCGACACTGAAAACACTTCAATATTCCATGTAAAAAACGAATGTGGCACAACATCCATCCGCAATGCCAACTGCGAAAGCACCCGACTGGAAAGCATAAAGGAGCTGGGCTACAAAGCATCTGACTTACTTCAGGCAAATTGCATTATCTGGGTAGAAGGCCCTTCCGATCGTATTTATTTAAAACATTGGATCAAGTCAAAAAACAAAGATCTTCTGGAAGGCATTCACTACGCCATCATGTTTTACGGCGGCCGCCTGCTAAGTCACTTGAGCACAGACCCCAACGATCAACCCGATGACGACATCCAGACCCTGATAGCAGTACAAAAACTTAATCAGAACCTCGCCTTTATTATTGATAGCGACAAGAAAAAACTCGCCGACACGATCAACGCCACAAAACAGCGAATTCTGGATACCCTTATCGAAAGAAACGGTTTTTGCTGGGTCACTGAAGGCAGAGAGATTGAAAACTACATAGAGCCCTCACTTATTGAGCAAGCGCTGAGAGTCGTCTGCAAAAATAATTTCGGCAAAAAAAGTTCCGCGGGTGCGTATAAGAACTCGCTGCATTTTTACGACAAAGAAGGAGTAATTTACAAAAAAGCCGACAAAGTTAAAATTGCGCATGCCATCACGGAACATCCCGCAAACTTCACAATGCTCGACTTGGACCCAAGGGTTGACGCACTGATTGAGTTCATCAAAAATTCAAATAAATAAACTCAAATTGAAAGGAAACCATGAGAACCGCCTCAATCGGTTCTCATAGCATTTGACGATTTATCGCCCGCCCCCCAAATCAACAAACGTCCCGGTGGCATACGAAGCCTTGTCCGACAACAACCACACAATCGCCTCCGCCACTTCATCCGGACGGCCGCCACGAGCCATCGGAATCGCCGACTCAAGCTTGCTGACCCGATCCGGATCGCCGCTCAACGCATGGAAATCGGTGTAGATGTAACCCGGGCGCACCGCGTTGACCCTAATCCCCTCGCCCGCCACTTCCTTGGACAGACCGATGGTGAATGTGTCGAGCGCGCCTTTGGACGCCGCGTAGTCGACGTACTCGTTCGGCGAACCCAGGCGTGCGGCAACCGAGGAAACGTTGACGATGCTGCCGCCCTGCCCGCCGTGTTTGGGCGACATGCGCAGGATCGCGTGCTTGGCACAGAGGATCGGCGCCAGGACGTTGGTTTTCATGATTTTGAGAATGCGGAATTCGGACATTTCGTCGACCCGCGATTTGTGCCCGACGGTGCCGGCGTTGTTCACCAGTGCGGTGACCCTTCCCAGCTCCGTGTCGACCCGATGAAACAGGCCGATCACTTCGTCTTCGATGCTGACGTCGGCGCGCACTGCAATGGCGGTGGCACCGCGCTCACGCACCTGATCGAGTACGTGGTGGGCTGCCTGCTCGTCCGACTGGTAATTGATGCAGATCCGATAGCCTTGCTCGGCAGCCAACAGCGCCGTAGCGGCCCCGATTCCGCGACCACCGCCAGTGATCACAATGACTTTATCCATGCTGGCTTTCCCCCCGATGCACACGTAACAGTCGGGAGGAAGAATAACCGTCATTGCAGGGTTTTGCATGGCCTGTGTCAGGCGTTCAGCTCACCGCCGTCGTTTGCTTGCCGCGCACGATGTCCTGCATGAAGCGGTCCGCCGGCATCGGGTGGCCGAGCAGATAGCCTTGCAGCGAATCACAGCCCAATTGCGTCAGGAAGTCCTGCTGCACGCCGGTCTCCACACCTTCGGCCACAATGCGCAGGCCCAGTGCCTGACCCAGCGCGACAATCGCCGAGACGATGGCGGCATCGTCGCTGTCATGCTCCAGGTCGCGGACGAAACCACGGTCGATCTTCAACTCGTTGGCAGGCAGGCGCTTGAGGTACATCAGGCTCGAATAGCCGGTGCCAAAGTCATCGATGGAGAGGTCGACGCCCATATCGGACAGTTCCTGCAACACCGTCATGCTCGCGTCAGCATCGCTCATGGCGGTGGTTTCGGTGATTTCCAGGGTCAGGCTGTTGGCCGGCAAGTGGTGAGTGGCCAAGGCCTTGGCGACACTTTGCACCAGCCCGGTGTGGCAGAACTGCAACGCCGAGAGATTCACCGCGATGCGCCAGTCGGTGTACCCCAGCACGTACCACTCGCGCATCTGCCGGCAGGCTTCGTTCAGTACCCATTCGCCGATCGGAATGATCAAACCGGTCTTCTCGGCCAGGTCGATGAACTTGTCCGGCATCAGCATGCCGTGGAGCGGATGCTGCCAGCGCAGCAACGCTTCGGCGCCGACCGGGCGACCATCGGCGGCGTGAAACTTGGGTTGGTAATGCAAGCTGAACTGACTGTGCTCCAGCGCTGCGCGCAGGTCCTGCAACAGTTGCAGTTGCTTGCGGGCGTTGCTGTTCATTGAAGCGTCGAAGAAGCTGTAGCCGTTTTTACCGCCGCCCTTGGCGTGGTACATCGCGGCATCGGCGTTCATAAGCAGCTCCTGGGCGTTCTGGCCGTTGCCCGGGTATAGGGCGATGCCGACGCTGGCGGAAATCTGCAAGTCATGCTCGGCCACGCGGAACGACTGCGCGATCAAACCGACCTGGCGTGCGGCCAGGCCTAGCGCATCGTTGGGCTCGGTCAGGCGCACCAACAGCACAAACTCATCGCCGCCGATCCGCGCCAGCGTGTCGAGGCTGCGCAAATCTTCGCGCAAACGCACCGCCACTTCGCGCAGCAACTGGTCGCCCATGTGGTGACCGAACGCATCGTTGACCGGTTTGAAACCATCCAGATCGATGAACATCAGCGCAAAACAGCCGCCCTGCTCGTTGACTTTTTTCATCGCCTGATTGATCCGGTCGTCCAGCAACATGCGGTTCGGCAGGCCGGTCAGGGTGTCGTGCAGGGCCAGTTGGGTGAGTTCGCGGTTGGCCACGGTCAGCGAATGGGCCAGATCGGCGGTGCGCGCTTCGAGGCGGGCATCGAGAATCGAGGTCAGCAGCGCGATGCTCAGCACCGCGAGCGTGGTGATCAGCACCAGATTATCCAGGCCATTGCCGTTCAGACCGCTGAGCGCTGCGCCGCAAAAACTGCCTTCGGGAAACCGCGCCGCCGCCATGCCGGTGTAGTGCATGCCGACAATCGCGATGCCCATCACAATGGCTGCGCCGGCACGAAACAGGCGTACGTAAGGTGAATGCTGACGCAGGCGAAAGGCAATCCACAACGCCGCGGCCGAAGCGCCAACGGCGATCAACAGCGAAGCACCAAACAAGGCAGGGTCGTAATCAATGCCCGGCTGCATGCGCATCGCGGCCATGCCGGTGTAGTGCATGGCGCTAATGCCGGCACCCATGATCAAGGCGCCAAAGGCCAGTTGCCAGGCAGGAAGTTTCGGCTGGCTCACCAGCCACAGCGCAAAACCGCAGGACAGCACGGCGATCAATAACGACAATGCCGTGATTGGTACGTCGTACCCCAGGCTGATTGGCAGTTTGAAGGCCAGCATGCCAATGAAGTGCATCGACCAGACGCCGATGCCCATGGCGAACGCGCCGCCGGCTGTCCACAAATGCACGGCGCGACCCTTGGCAGTGGCGATGCGCCCTGTAAGGTCGAGCGCGGTATAGGACGCGAGGATCGCCACACACAGCGAAATGAAAACCAGCGTGAAGGAATAACTACCGATGAGCATGAGAATTCTCGTGACCACCCCACCGTACTGCTTCCGTTCTCGGCGGGGCCAAATGCGCCGATTGTACTGATTGCACAGAAGAACGCACTGACAAAGTAATCAAATGGCCATCAAGCCGATGAAACGCTTGTTTGATCGTTCGACAAGGCTCTAGCCCGGCAGTCGCAGTACTGATCGATCCCACGCGTTGCGTGGGAATTCAGGGTTACGGATTCTGACTGGTTTCCAGCTGCCCGTCCCAACCACCGCCCAGCGCCGCGATCAATTGCACGCTGGCAATCAGTCGACTTTGCAGGATGTTGAGCACGGTACGCTCGTTGCTCAACGCCGTGGCTTGCACCACCACCACGTCGATGTAGGCAATCAACCCGGCCTTGTACTGGTTCTGGGTCAGTCGCAAGGAATCTCGCGCGGCGTCGAGTGCTTCCTGGCGCACCGCTGCTTCGTCCTCGTACACCTTCAACTGCACCAGATAGTTTTCTACTTCGCGGAAACCATCGAGCACGGTCTGCCGGTATTTGGCCACGGTCTCGTCGTACTTCGCTTCGGTGCGGTCGACTTCTGCCGAGCGTCGGCCGCCGTCGAACAATGGCAGGCTCATTTTCGGCCCCACCGACCAGAATCGATTCGGCAGGCTGATCAGGTCTCGCGAGGTACTGCTGCTGTAGCCGCCGCTGAGGCTCAGGCTGAAGTCGGGGTAATACGCGGCTTTGGCTACGCCGATGTTGGCGTTGGCGGCGATCACCGAGCGCTCCGCCGAAGCGATGTCCGGGCGGCGCTCGAGCAGTTGCGACGGCAGGCTCAGCGGAATCTGCGGCAACTTCGGGATGTCCTGGGTTTCGGCAAGCTTGAATTGCGCAGGTGGCTGGCCGGTCAGTACCGCAATGGCGTTTTCGAATTGCGCCCGTTGCCAGATCAGGTCCACCAGATCGCCCTGGGTGGATTTGAGTTGCGTCTGCGCCTGCGCCACCGCATCACGCCCGGAGATCCCGGCGTTGTATTGGTTCATGGTCATTTTCAGCGAGCGCTCGTAAGCCGCCACTGTCGACTCAAGCAAGCGCTTCTGTTGATCGATCACGCGCAATTGCAGGTAGTTCTGCACCAATTCCGACTGCTGACTCAGGCGCATCGCTGCCAGATCGGCGAAGCTCGCCTGGGCGCTGGCTTCATTGGCTTCCAGCCCACGACGTAGCTTGCCCCAGACATCGGCCTCCCAACTGACGCCCAGTTGGGCGTTGTAGGTATCACGGATACCGCTGGAAGAACTGCTCAGGCTCGAACTGCTGCTGCCGGTGCCCTGGCTGGAGCGGGTCTTACCCGCGCTCAGGTCGATGCTCGGGTAAAACGCACCGCGTGCATCGCGCACCAGGGCTTGGGCCTGACGGTATTGCGCCTCGGACTGGGCGACGGTCTGGTTGGCGCTGTTGAGCTTCTCGATCAACTCGTTGAGCTGACGGTCGCCGTACAGTTCCCACCAGGCGCCACGGGCCAGAGAGTCGGCAGGACTGGCCTGACGCCAGCCTTCGGCCTCTTTGTACTGGGCGATTTCGGCGGTTTGCGGGCGCTGGTAGTCCGGGCCGACGGCGCACGCACTGAGCATCGCCACGCACAGTGACAGGCTCAGCAAACGCGAGCCGCGAACACTGGCCAGTTGGATAAGCGAACGGTCATTCATAGCGGAGTTTCCAGAGCGGCATCAGTACGTACGCCACGCCACTTGTTGAAGCGGTGGCGAGCCTTGTCGAGATAGAGGTAAACCACAGGCGTGGTGTAAAGGGTCAGCACCTGGCTGAAAATCAGCCCGCCGATGATCGTCAGGCCCAGCGGCTGGCGCATTTCCGCGCCTTCGGCCCGGCTGAGCAGCAACGGCAAGGCACCGAGGATCGCCGCCAGCGTGGTCATCAGGATCGGCCGCAAACGTTGCAAACAGGCACTGCGGATCGACTCCAGCGGTGCCATGCCTTGATGACGTTCCAATTGCAGCGCCAGATCGATCATCAGGATCGCGTTCTTCTTCACCACACCGATCAACAGGAACAGCCCGAGCAACGAGATCAGACTGAATTCGCCGCCCAGCGCATAGATCGACAGCAGCGCACCAACCCCGGCCGATGGCAGTGTCGACAGAATCGTCAACGGATGAATGTAGCTTTCATACAGCACACCCAACACCAGATACACCGCCAGCAGCGCGCCGAGGATCATGAACGGCTGACTCTTCTGGGTAGCCGCGAAGGCGTCGGCGGTGCCGGCCATTTTCGCGATCACGTCTTCCGGCAAGCCGACCTTGGCAATCGCCCGCTCGATGGCGGCACTGCCCTGCTCCACCGTCACGCCTTCGGCCATGTCGAACGAAATACTTTCGGAGGCGAACTGGCCTTCGTGGCTGACCCGGTCGTCTTCCAGGCTGTTTTCGTAGTGCGCAATGGTCGACAGTGGAATCCGCGCGCCATCGGCAGTGATCACCTGCACCTGATTGAGCGTGACCGGATCCTGGGCGTATTTCGGATTGACCTCCATCACCACCTGATACTGGTTGAGGCTGTCGTAAATCGTGGAAATCTGCCGCTGGCTGTAGGCGTTGTTCAGCACGGCGGTGACCATGTTCATGTCCACGCCCAGGCGTTTGGCCTGATCGCGGTCGACGATCAACGTCACCTGCTGCGCACCGCGTCCTTCACGGGCGTCGATGGCGGTCAGCTCCGGCAAGGCGCGCAATGCGGTGACCACTTTCGGGTACCACTCGCGCAAGGCGCCCAAATCACCGCTCTGCAGAATGTAGGTGTACTGCGACGTGGTCTGCTCACGGCCACCACCGAATTGCAGGTCCTGGTCGGCCATCAGCATCAATTGCGCGCCGGGCACCTTGGGCATTTCCTTGCGCAGGCGCTCGATGACTTTCTGCGCCGACAGGTTGCGTTCCTTGATCGGTTTCAGACGCACCAGCATGAAGGCGTTGTTGGTGCCATTGTTGCCACCGATGAACCCGGCGACACTCTCGACCGCTTCGTCCTTGAGCACGGCGCGGCGGAAGGTCTCCATTTTCGGCTGCATCACGCTGAACGACAGACCGTCGTCACCGCGCACGAAACCGATCAACTGGCCGGTGTCCTGTTGCGGCAGGAACGTCTTCGGCACCACCACGTACAGCGCGACGTTCACACCGACCGTGATGATCAGGCTCAACAACGTCAGGCGCCGATGACGCAACACCCAGTCGAGGCTGGTGGCGTATTTGCCGACCATCCAGTCGTTGGTGCGACGGCTCCAGCGCTGCAGTCGGTTTTCCTGGCCCGGCGTGTGCGGCTTCAACCAGCGGGCGCAGAGCATCGGCGTCAGGGTCAGCGAAACCACCAGCGACACCACGATAGCCGCGGCCAGGGTGATGGAAAACTCGCGGAACAGGCTCTCGATGATCCCGCCCATGAACAGGATCGACAGGAACACCGCCACCAGCGACACGTTCATCGACAGCAAGGTGAACCCGACTTCCTTGGCCCCGAGATACGCAGCTTTCAT
The sequence above is a segment of the Pseudomonas sp. HS6 genome. Coding sequences within it:
- the mapR gene encoding GntR family transcriptional regulator MpaR (MapR regulates genes involved in Pseudomonas quinolone signal (PQS) production and anthranilate metabolism); this encodes MKRYEKFADDIAELIRSGVLGPGQRVPSVRYASQTYGVSPSTVFQAYYLLERRGLIRARPRSGYFVNTHAPSPFSEPVISSQVNESTKVDVSELVFSVLESIKDPSTVPFGSAFPSPELFPLQRLSRSLASAAREMDPRMVVTDMSPGNPQLRRQIALRYMVGGLMLPMEELLITNGALEALNLCLQAVTEPGDLVAIEAPAFYASLQVLERLKLKAVEIPVHPRDGIDLGVLAQTLERHPIKACWCMTSFQNPMGATMPEAKKQELVELLKRHQVPLIEDDVYAELYYGQQAPKPAKAFDTEGLVMHCGSFAKSLAPGYRIGWVAAGRYAQKIERLKLMTSLCASMPAQAAIADYLQHGGYDRHLRKLRYALEEQQSAMLAAIARYFPAQTRVSQPAGGYFLWLELPPQMDSLKLFQMALAQGISIAPGPIFSPTQRFRNCIRLNYGSPWTESSEKAMETLGRIVRSF
- a CDS encoding AAA family ATPase, yielding MSDNIFLKGLQISAFKGIGKELQTIAPFKQFNFFIGANNSGKSTVIEFIANYISKANNLTTSRYSGIKLDGNSKQLNIDCNTKSFSANIGVSAEQFSKSCREQSDIFGDYSVLPLVNQIVKELTQEQDLIWIETVIRPGQDSIQLKKTIKYESVSDIANIEKQIKTLQEMVKAGHSQRNEQNLQFCIEGMLRKVEVRIPKADLIPAIRQVSSQGEEFDDYSGKGLIEELAELQNPRTHGRDRHKKFKKINRFLKTVLDKPDAAIEIPYDRSEILVHIDERAFPLAALGTGIHEVVLLASFCTLLERQIVCIEEPEIHLHPALQRRLINYLQTETNNQYFIATHSASVIDSQNLDTENTSIFHVKNECGTTSIRNANCESTRLESIKELGYKASDLLQANCIIWVEGPSDRIYLKHWIKSKNKDLLEGIHYAIMFYGGRLLSHLSTDPNDQPDDDIQTLIAVQKLNQNLAFIIDSDKKKLADTINATKQRILDTLIERNGFCWVTEGREIENYIEPSLIEQALRVVCKNNFGKKSSAGAYKNSLHFYDKEGVIYKKADKVKIAHAITEHPANFTMLDLDPRVDALIEFIKNSNK
- a CDS encoding SDR family oxidoreductase codes for the protein MDKVIVITGGGRGIGAATALLAAEQGYRICINYQSDEQAAHHVLDQVRERGATAIAVRADVSIEDEVIGLFHRVDTELGRVTALVNNAGTVGHKSRVDEMSEFRILKIMKTNVLAPILCAKHAILRMSPKHGGQGGSIVNVSSVAARLGSPNEYVDYAASKGALDTFTIGLSKEVAGEGIRVNAVRPGYIYTDFHALSGDPDRVSKLESAIPMARGGRPDEVAEAIVWLLSDKASYATGTFVDLGGGR
- a CDS encoding bifunctional diguanylate cyclase/phosphodiesterase, giving the protein MLIGSYSFTLVFISLCVAILASYTALDLTGRIATAKGRAVHLWTAGGAFAMGIGVWSMHFIGMLAFKLPISLGYDVPITALSLLIAVLSCGFALWLVSQPKLPAWQLAFGALIMGAGISAMHYTGMAAMRMQPGIDYDPALFGASLLIAVGASAAALWIAFRLRQHSPYVRLFRAGAAIVMGIAIVGMHYTGMAAARFPEGSFCGAALSGLNGNGLDNLVLITTLAVLSIALLTSILDARLEARTADLAHSLTVANRELTQLALHDTLTGLPNRMLLDDRINQAMKKVNEQGGCFALMFIDLDGFKPVNDAFGHHMGDQLLREVAVRLREDLRSLDTLARIGGDEFVLLVRLTEPNDALGLAARQVGLIAQSFRVAEHDLQISASVGIALYPGNGQNAQELLMNADAAMYHAKGGGKNGYSFFDASMNSNARKQLQLLQDLRAALEHSQFSLHYQPKFHAADGRPVGAEALLRWQHPLHGMLMPDKFIDLAEKTGLIIPIGEWVLNEACRQMREWYVLGYTDWRIAVNLSALQFCHTGLVQSVAKALATHHLPANSLTLEITETTAMSDADASMTVLQELSDMGVDLSIDDFGTGYSSLMYLKRLPANELKIDRGFVRDLEHDSDDAAIVSAIVALGQALGLRIVAEGVETGVQQDFLTQLGCDSLQGYLLGHPMPADRFMQDIVRGKQTTAVS
- a CDS encoding efflux transporter outer membrane subunit — protein: MNDRSLIQLASVRGSRLLSLSLCVAMLSACAVGPDYQRPQTAEIAQYKEAEGWRQASPADSLARGAWWELYGDRQLNELIEKLNSANQTVAQSEAQYRQAQALVRDARGAFYPSIDLSAGKTRSSQGTGSSSSSLSSSSSGIRDTYNAQLGVSWEADVWGKLRRGLEANEASAQASFADLAAMRLSQQSELVQNYLQLRVIDQQKRLLESTVAAYERSLKMTMNQYNAGISGRDAVAQAQTQLKSTQGDLVDLIWQRAQFENAIAVLTGQPPAQFKLAETQDIPKLPQIPLSLPSQLLERRPDIASAERSVIAANANIGVAKAAYYPDFSLSLSGGYSSSTSRDLISLPNRFWSVGPKMSLPLFDGGRRSAEVDRTEAKYDETVAKYRQTVLDGFREVENYLVQLKVYEDEAAVRQEALDAARDSLRLTQNQYKAGLIAYIDVVVVQATALSNERTVLNILQSRLIASVQLIAALGGGWDGQLETSQNP
- a CDS encoding efflux RND transporter permease subunit; its protein translation is MNLSGPFIKRPVATMLLSLAIMLLGGVSFGLLPVSPLPQMDFPVIVVQASLPGASPEVMASTVATPLERSFGAIAGVNTMSSRSSQGSTRVILQFDLDRDINGAAREVQAAINASRNLLPSGMRSMPTYKKVNPSQAPIMVLSLTSDVLEKGQLYDLASTILSQSLSQVQGVGEVQIGGSSLPAVRIELEPQALNQYGVALDDVRKTIAGANVRRPKGSVEDDQRLWQIQANDQLEKAKDYESLIIHYNGGAALRLKDVAKVTDGVEDRYNSGFFNDDAAVLLVINRQAGANIIETVNEIKAQLPALQAVLPASVKLNLAMDRSPVIKATLHEAEMTLLIAVALVILVVFLFLGNFRASLIPTLAVPVSLVGTFAVMYLYGFSLNNLSLMALILATGLVVDDAIVVLENISRHIDEGVKPMKAAYLGAKEVGFTLLSMNVSLVAVFLSILFMGGIIESLFREFSITLAAAIVVSLVVSLTLTPMLCARWLKPHTPGQENRLQRWSRRTNDWMVGKYATSLDWVLRHRRLTLLSLIITVGVNVALYVVVPKTFLPQQDTGQLIGFVRGDDGLSFSVMQPKMETFRRAVLKDEAVESVAGFIGGNNGTNNAFMLVRLKPIKERNLSAQKVIERLRKEMPKVPGAQLMLMADQDLQFGGGREQTTSQYTYILQSGDLGALREWYPKVVTALRALPELTAIDAREGRGAQQVTLIVDRDQAKRLGVDMNMVTAVLNNAYSQRQISTIYDSLNQYQVVMEVNPKYAQDPVTLNQVQVITADGARIPLSTIAHYENSLEDDRVSHEGQFASESISFDMAEGVTVEQGSAAIERAIAKVGLPEDVIAKMAGTADAFAATQKSQPFMILGALLAVYLVLGVLYESYIHPLTILSTLPSAGVGALLSIYALGGEFSLISLLGLFLLIGVVKKNAILMIDLALQLERHQGMAPLESIRSACLQRLRPILMTTLAAILGALPLLLSRAEGAEMRQPLGLTIIGGLIFSQVLTLYTTPVVYLYLDKARHRFNKWRGVRTDAALETPL